A DNA window from Ipomoea triloba cultivar NCNSP0323 chromosome 10, ASM357664v1 contains the following coding sequences:
- the LOC116033132 gene encoding uncharacterized protein LOC116033132: MAPSGRRAEPRGTPTEELLAQNLQQLTQLTQTLGNALLNNQRGGPDVAKIIAGHRPPFFTGKEDPLVLEDWIRTFDKMFEAVECPEERRVEIATFYFQQEADNWWSMMGPMYQQQGEFQWTDLKARMRDHFYPEHVKSAKYEEFLHLRQGTTSVQDYYAKYLELARFAPALAPDEPSRARKFVNGLNFETQKAVCVFECQTLGEAYNRAAKHYRVQQMQKEVREKGKRKFEGSSRGGEKNSKMSQGEAIRDYQRSGIPRPRRDFPTQSTGMTSRGWMKERHFYCKRCGKDHPGVDCIGMPVECFNCGKKGHRSFECQTSRREGSFRPSQSQGKTQQSGIQVKARNGVNMANSNTESTSKAPTSRSGPQQGRIFVMSKAQADVSDVVAGTFLLRDIPAYVLFDSGASHSFISSRFIEKLKLVPSSQVQFKVNLASGKVVTCSNVFENIPISIEGESFPCTLIQFGLYDFDIILGMDWLAKYRAQIFCSKQKVVLRSPKGKRVSYKGAASLSDVRLVSMAKMRKYVGKRCEVFLCMVEDLNVEEKGIEQIPVVREFPDIFPEXVIRER; encoded by the coding sequence ATGGCTCCGTCTGGAAGGAGAGCCGAACCTCGTGGAACTCCTACCGAGGAACTGCTAGCGCAGAATTTGCAGCAATTGACCCAATTGACTCAAACTTTGGGAAATGCGCTTCTCAATAATCAACGGGGAGGGCCAGATGTGGCTAAGATCATAGCTGGGCATCGTCCGCCATTCTTCACTGGTAAGGAAGATCCACTAGTGTTAGAAGATTGGATAAGGACTTTCGACAAAATGTTTGAGGCTGTAGAATGTCCTGAAGAAAGGAGGGTGGAGATAGCTACATTCTATTTCCAGCAAGAAGCTGACAACTGGTGGAGTATGATgggacccatgtatcaacaacaAGGAGAATTTCAATGGACTGACCTTAAAGCTCGAATGCGGGATCATTTTTATCCCGAGCATGTTAAGTCCGCTAAGTACGAGGAATTTCTACATCTACGTCAAGGGACGACATCTGTTCAGGACTACTATGCTAAGTATCTTGAGCTGGCACGATTTGCCCCTGCCTTAGCCCCGGATGAGCCAAGCAGGGCTAGGAAGTTTGTAAATGGATTAAATTTTGAGACTCAAAAAGCCGTTTGTGTGTTTGAGTGTCAGACTCTTGGAGAGGCTTATAACCGGGCTGCCAAACATTATCGAGTCCAACAGATGCAGAAGGAGGTTCGTGAGAAGGGTAAGAGGAAATTTGAAGGTAGTAGCAGAGGGGGAGAGAAGAACTCTAAGATGAGTCAAGGAGAGGCTATTCGGGATTACCAAAGAAGTGGGATTCCCAGACCTAGGAGGGATTTCCCAACTCAAAGTACGGGGATGACTAGTAGAGGATGGATGAAGGAGAGGCATTTCTACTGTAAAAGATGTGGGAAGGATCATCCCGGTGTCGATTGTATAGGGATGCCGGTAGAGTGCTTCAATTGTGGGAAGAAGGGCCATCGCTCATTTGAATGTCAAACTAGCAGGAGGGAAGGGTCATTCCGTCCTAGCCAGAGTCAAGGAAAGACCCAACAATCTGGAATACAAGTGAAGGCTAGGAATGGAGTGAACATGGCAAATAGTAACACTGAGAGCACAAGCAAGGCACCAACTAGCAGGAGTGGACCCCAGCAAGGGAGGATCTTTGTGATGAGTAAAGCTCAGGCGGATGTGAGCGATGTGGTGGCAGGTACTTTTCTGCTTCGTGATATACCTGCTTATGTATTATTTGACTCTGGAGcatctcattcttttatatccTCAAGGTTTATAGAGAAATTAAAGTTAGTACCTAGTTCCcaagtacaatttaaagtgaACCTTGCATCGGGGAAGGTGGTGACCTGTAGTAATGTTTTTGAGAATATACCTATAAGCATAGAAGGGGAAAGTTTCCCTTGTACCTTAATACAGTTTGGATTATATGACTTTGATATAATATTAGGGATGGATTGGTTAGCAAAGTATAGGGCTCAGATCTTTTGTAGCAAACAAAAAGTGGTACTGAGGAGCCCAAAAGGAAAACGTGTGTCCTATAAGGGAGCTGCAAGTCTGTCCGATGTGAGATTAGTATCGATGGCCAAGATGAGGAAGTATGTGGGAAAAAGGTGTGAAGTGTTCTTATGCATGGTGGAAGATTTGAATGTGGAGGAAAAGGGAATTGAACAAATCCCTGTCGTAAGGGAGTTTCCTGACATATTCCCTGAANTTgttatccgagagcgatag